Proteins encoded in a region of the Coffea eugenioides isolate CCC68of chromosome 4, Ceug_1.0, whole genome shotgun sequence genome:
- the LOC113769240 gene encoding F-box protein At3g08750-like: MADPPKKAWKQSTVLSDLPEELLAEILSRFRVRTLRKLRLVCKQWYNLLSNLEIFWTLHHEKSQKNPVLVYLSQKHEKEGTGCVTSCKICGIDGNGVVTFDHSLPSLVHGRDDRREIYEIVPSFSLQCRDFIWLSSPDMFYIYNPNIPKLIDLPEVTPNIDNSNWMAGGVGFDPTRNEYIIVHLIFGLPDSSTDGCQLPIAGCEILSFCSTNVSTKNSSKKGRWRKIAQKCCPFKIDEVINQWGTFVDGVFYWTIFVRKNEENILSLGLNKEKFEIIPPPPAEGFYTVDGDLVSVVELKGHLCLVDPAAEPSAVEIWMLRKESEEKITEASWTKEYSISLPGFDIEKEWLHPLGDRDGDGGLIVYTTSRIEDEDSELPLEYVPQCSVLYYNKQNNTFGRLEEDTNLKLAALSIIRWRLCLYTDNFYVFGGS; the protein is encoded by the coding sequence ATGGCAGATCCGCCAAAGAAAGCTTGGAAGCAAAGCACGGTGCTTTCTGATCTTCCTGAAGAATTGCTGGCTGAGATTCTGTCAAGATTCCGAGTCAGGACGCTTCGCAAGTTAAGGTTAGTATGCAAACAATGGTACAACCTCTTGTCAAACCTTGAAATCTTCTGGACTTTACACCACGAAAAATCCCAGAAAAATCCAGTGCTAGTTTATTTGAGCCAAAAGCACGAGAAAGAGGGAACCGGGTGTGTTACCTCCTGCAAGATATGCGGTATAGATGGGAATGGAGTTGTCACGTTCGACCATTCTCTTCCTTCACTCGTACATGGGCGGGATGATCGTCGTGAAATTTATGAAATAGTTCCATCATTTTCACTACAATGCCGAGATTTTATATGGTTATCAAGTCCAGAtatgttttatatatataatccTAACATTCCAAAACTCATCGACTTGCCAGAGGTCACCCCCAATATTGACAATTCGAACTGGATGGCAGGGGGTGTTGGATTCGATCCCACCAGGAATGAGTATATTATTGTCCATTTAATCTTTGGCTTGCCTGATTCTTCTACAGATGGTTGTCAACTTCCTATTGCTGGTTGTGAGATTTTGAGTTTTTGTAGTACTAATGTCTCCACCAAGAATTCTTCTAAAAAAGGTAGATGGAGAAAAATTGCTCAGAAGTGCTGTCCTTTCAAAATCGATGAAGTTATTAATCAATGGGGAACTTTTGTCGATGGTGTCTTTTATTGGACAATTTTTGTCAGGAAAAACGAGGAGAATATCCTCTCCTTGGgtttaaacaaagaaaaattcgAAATAATCCCTCCGCCCCCTGCAGAAGGTTTTTACACGGTTGATGGCGATCTTGTAAGCGTGGTTGAATTAAAGGGACATCTTTGCCTTGTGGATCCAGCTGCGGAGCCTTCAGCAGTGGAAATATGGATGTTAAGGAAGGAGTCTGAGGAGAAGATTACTGAAGCATCATGGACAAAGGAGTATAGCATTTCTCTGCCTGGTTTTGATATTGAAAAAGAATGGTTACATCCACTTGGGGATAGAGATGGTGATGGTGGCTTAATTGTTTATACAACAAGTAGGATTGAGGATGAAGACTCAGAACTCCCATTGGAGTATGTCCCACAATGTTCTGTGTTGTACTACAACAAACAGAACAACACTTTTGGGAGATTGGAGGAGGACACAAACTTGAAGTTAGCAGCTTTATCAATTATAAGGTGGCGATTGTGTCTTTACACTGATAACTTCTACGTCTTTGGAGGCAGCTAA